ACCAAGGCACCACCACCGTTAAGCACAGGATCTGTAAGCCATTCTAAAAATTCTTTATTAATACCAATTTCTTTTGGTCCTTGGTGCCCATCTCGAACTACTATTTTTCTGAGATTACCTATATCACCGTTATCGACCATTTCATAAGCCTTATGATTTGTAGCATACCATGTGGTCTCATAATTGGTCAATAAGTGAATATTATGTTTTTTGGCAAGAGCCTCCATTTTTTTCGCATGTTCCATACTTACTGCCAATGGTTTTTCAACCATTACATGAATACCTAAAGGAGCACAAGTTTCGACTACTTCTAAATGTTCATAAATAGAGCCGAAAGCAGTGACAGCTTCTGGTTTTGTCGCTTTAATCATGTCTTCCATGGTAGCAAAAACAATATCCATGGAGTATCCAAAATCTTTTGAGTAACGTTCTGCTAGGTCTTTATTGGGCTCTACAATTCCGACAATTTTTATATCTCCTTTATCTGGTCTGCTTAAAATCCAACCAACATGACTATGAGATAATCCCACAACGCCTATTTTAAGTGGTTTAGAATTCGTTTGACCTACTGAAAGGTCCGAATTCAATAAGAAAAATGAAAATATAACTAAGAATGGAGTATTAAAAGAGTTGTTGATTTTCATGCTAAGGGAA
The nucleotide sequence above comes from Aureibaculum algae. Encoded proteins:
- a CDS encoding Gfo/Idh/MocA family protein, with translation MKINNSFNTPFLVIFSFFLLNSDLSVGQTNSKPLKIGVVGLSHSHVGWILSRPDKGDIKIVGIVEPNKDLAERYSKDFGYSMDIVFATMEDMIKATKPEAVTAFGSIYEHLEVVETCAPLGIHVMVEKPLAVSMEHAKKMEALAKKHNIHLLTNYETTWYATNHKAYEMVDNGDIGNLRKIVVRDGHQGPKEIGINKEFLEWLTDPVLNGGGALVDFGCYGANLITWFTKGKKPEAVFAVTQTIKPEIYPNVDDEATIILQYPKMQGIIQASWNWPMSRKDMEIYGKTGYVYNDNAKTMRYRLNEKEEEQKNVLESRLAPYDDPFSMLEAVVRNKITLPPYDLSSLENNMIVVEILEAAKKSAKTGKKVKLNN